The following proteins are co-located in the Candidatus Zixiibacteriota bacterium genome:
- a CDS encoding GspH/FimT family pseudopilin — protein sequence MKKIRQISGITMVEMMVIVVIIGVISAMAIPRFKITIERLKFKSATKEMLSTMRLARSNAITQKQPFGVNFDADSKTVTLFQDIINQSSQSFESGDSVISVDSLPEECALLATTFGSQTLIYRPNGSASASGYVWLISYTTDDDIHFGLINILASTGRTKIDAIHYY from the coding sequence ATGAAGAAAATTAGACAAATTAGCGGAATCACAATGGTCGAAATGATGGTAATCGTGGTGATAATCGGAGTAATCTCGGCCATGGCGATACCTCGCTTCAAAATCACAATTGAACGACTCAAGTTCAAATCTGCCACCAAAGAAATGTTATCGACCATGAGATTAGCTCGATCCAACGCGATTACTCAGAAACAACCGTTTGGGGTAAATTTTGACGCTGATAGCAAGACCGTGACGCTTTTTCAAGATATAATTAATCAGTCATCCCAGTCCTTCGAGTCAGGCGATTCGGTGATTTCTGTAGATTCGTTGCCCGAGGAATGTGCTTTGTTAGCAACGACTTTTGGCAGTCAAACCCTTATATATCGGCCCAATGGTTCCGCTTCGGCCTCGGGATATGTCTGGCTTATATCCTATACGACCGACGATGATATTCATTTCGGGTTGATAAATATATTGGCCTCAACTGGGCGAACCAAAATAGACGCGATACATTATTATTAA
- a CDS encoding secondary thiamine-phosphate synthase enzyme YjbQ encodes MVVSKTIHLSSRGYCDIHDITLEVSECVKSSGVSKGTVTVFVPGATGGLTTIEFEPGLCADFPELMEEMIPSDKTYKHDQTWGDGNGFSHLRAAMIGPDITVPFVSGKLTLGTWQQIVFLDFDNRGRDRELIVQIVGD; translated from the coding sequence ATGGTTGTCTCCAAAACAATTCATCTCTCATCCAGAGGATACTGCGACATCCACGACATCACCCTCGAAGTATCTGAATGCGTAAAATCGAGCGGAGTATCGAAAGGCACCGTGACGGTATTCGTTCCTGGAGCAACCGGAGGATTGACGACAATTGAATTCGAACCGGGACTTTGCGCCGATTTTCCTGAACTGATGGAAGAGATGATTCCCTCGGATAAAACCTATAAGCATGACCAAACCTGGGGCGACGGCAACGGCTTTTCCCATTTGCGCGCGGCCATGATCGGACCCGATATCACTGTCCCGTTTGTATCCGGCAAATTGACCCTGGGAACATGGCAGCAAATAGTTTTCCTCGATTTTGACAATCGCGGCCGCGATCGCGAACTGATCGTTCAGATTGTTGGAGATTGA
- a CDS encoding outer membrane beta-barrel protein produces the protein MKKLVLTLTVIMLCAGLASAQISKPFNVYVGGGLGMVQGDVGTLYKTGYHGVAAVGFNAAPMIQFIGKVEYHSFGSDMAPTLGIGLDGSQRNLMFGGAAKLQPSLPAFPLKVYGLAGIGMASVQAPDLVIVNLITSEQVTITPPSQSKMYFEIGAGAELPAGPSLSMFAMVRYVSISQEGGGSFNYIPITVGLKF, from the coding sequence ATGAAGAAATTAGTTTTAACTTTGACAGTAATAATGCTCTGCGCCGGCTTAGCGTCCGCGCAGATCAGCAAGCCGTTCAACGTGTATGTCGGCGGCGGACTGGGAATGGTTCAGGGTGATGTCGGTACCCTTTATAAAACCGGTTATCACGGCGTAGCCGCGGTTGGCTTTAACGCCGCTCCGATGATTCAGTTTATAGGTAAGGTTGAGTATCATAGCTTTGGTTCCGATATGGCGCCTACTCTCGGGATTGGTCTCGATGGTTCGCAGCGCAACTTAATGTTCGGTGGCGCCGCCAAATTGCAGCCTTCACTTCCCGCTTTTCCGTTGAAAGTTTATGGTTTGGCCGGAATCGGCATGGCTTCTGTACAGGCTCCTGACCTCGTCATAGTAAATTTGATTACCAGTGAGCAGGTCACGATCACGCCTCCGAGCCAAAGCAAAATGTATTTTGAAATCGGCGCCGGCGCTGAACTGCCGGCCGGCCCCAGCCTGTCGATGTTTGCCATGGTTCGCTACGTCAGCATTAGCCAAGAGGGGGGTGGATCATTTAATTACATTCCGATTACGGTTGGTCTGAAGTTCTAA
- a CDS encoding PilN domain-containing protein: protein MDMIQINLLPKEFRKKTGGISIGKKGYYVIGGMAGVILMIAVISFYQMAQLSELDDKMKIARFRTQQLRKDIAVVDALIDVKEKIVKRMEAIDKLDQHRTVWVRILEDVSRRIPEFMWLSTFSEEIAKAPAPTDTTSKVQAQPTTRPVKIEGYAFTLNSLANFMIKIMRSNFFSDIEMASTEEVQFQEQKAYTFKINATLHYLSDEDLKKLLEEESGPKLLAGF from the coding sequence ATGGATATGATTCAAATAAATCTGCTGCCAAAGGAATTCAGAAAAAAAACCGGCGGTATATCGATCGGCAAAAAAGGATATTATGTCATCGGCGGCATGGCCGGCGTTATTCTTATGATTGCGGTTATTTCATTTTATCAAATGGCTCAGCTAAGCGAGCTTGATGACAAAATGAAAATCGCGAGATTTCGAACTCAGCAATTGAGAAAAGATATAGCTGTTGTTGACGCGCTTATAGATGTCAAAGAAAAAATCGTCAAACGCATGGAAGCGATCGACAAACTCGACCAACACCGTACGGTTTGGGTAAGAATTCTGGAAGATGTTTCTCGGCGGATTCCGGAATTTATGTGGCTGTCCACTTTCTCCGAAGAAATAGCAAAAGCCCCGGCCCCAACCGATACAACATCCAAAGTGCAGGCACAACCTACGACTCGACCGGTAAAAATCGAGGGGTATGCGTTTACATTAAATTCCCTGGCCAATTTCATGATCAAAATCATGCGTTCTAATTTTTTCAGTGATATTGAGATGGCCTCGACTGAGGAAGTTCAATTTCAGGAGCAAAAAGCCTATACCTTTAAGATTAATGCCACCTTGCATTACTTATCTGATGAAGATCTCAAAAAGCTTCTGGAAGAGGAATCCGGCCCCAAACTCTTGGCCGGTTTTTAG
- the pilQ gene encoding type IV pilus secretin PilQ, whose product MYKTGKITLVLFGIMIFMTSMVSISPGQSGDAIEPIKTLNYQAAEIRSVIRHLADYGNINVVVAPAVSGNVTISLKNVTWQNALEIIGRTYELAVVFEEEEGYIRVLPAVDYRKEVTEEKQHVVDQRKLAELETRIIRINNSTSESIKDAVQSLLTDRGKATADPRTNSIILQEIPENIERVLEFVTTLDSPPRQIRISAQMLEVSSSELTEFGIDWTLNGAGGDFTTLPSDDKMILDGFGAGDVVAETRQRTMQTLNDVAKPSGQFWTRIIQDDWDLEATISALVSEGRGKIIAHPEITTIDNEEANIQMGQKVPIKQFDQNGNTVISFEEVGTMLKVTPHITSDDKILMHMIPERSTYEFNPNGVIINTSNAETNVVVQNGQTAVIGGLTTQDEVETEVGIPVLKDIPILGALFSYTKKEIKNRDLVIFVTPTIVEDFAVVDKNLDTP is encoded by the coding sequence ATGTATAAGACCGGAAAAATTACACTGGTACTTTTCGGCATCATGATTTTCATGACTTCAATGGTATCAATTTCCCCGGGACAATCTGGTGATGCGATCGAACCCATAAAAACGCTCAATTATCAGGCAGCCGAGATTCGTTCCGTAATCCGTCATCTTGCGGATTATGGCAACATCAACGTTGTTGTGGCGCCGGCGGTATCGGGCAATGTCACTATCTCTTTGAAGAATGTGACCTGGCAAAACGCTCTTGAAATAATCGGCCGCACCTACGAACTGGCCGTTGTTTTTGAGGAAGAGGAAGGTTATATCAGGGTCCTGCCCGCGGTCGACTACCGCAAGGAAGTCACCGAAGAAAAACAACATGTCGTTGATCAGCGGAAACTGGCTGAGCTGGAAACCCGAATTATCCGCATTAATAATTCAACCTCGGAAAGCATAAAGGACGCCGTTCAGTCATTGCTGACAGATCGCGGCAAAGCGACAGCCGATCCTCGCACCAATTCGATAATCCTTCAGGAAATTCCTGAAAATATCGAACGTGTTCTTGAATTTGTTACCACTCTCGATTCGCCCCCGCGACAGATCCGAATTTCGGCCCAGATGCTGGAAGTCAGCTCAAGTGAATTGACCGAATTCGGCATTGATTGGACATTGAACGGCGCCGGTGGTGATTTCACTACCTTGCCATCCGATGATAAGATGATTCTTGATGGCTTCGGGGCCGGCGATGTTGTCGCCGAAACCCGCCAACGGACGATGCAGACATTGAATGATGTCGCTAAACCTTCCGGTCAGTTCTGGACAAGAATCATACAGGACGATTGGGATTTGGAGGCTACCATATCCGCACTGGTATCCGAAGGACGCGGCAAAATTATCGCTCACCCGGAAATTACCACGATTGATAATGAAGAAGCCAATATTCAGATGGGGCAAAAAGTTCCAATTAAGCAGTTTGACCAAAACGGAAACACCGTTATAAGTTTTGAGGAAGTCGGAACGATGCTTAAAGTAACGCCTCATATCACATCGGATGATAAAATCCTGATGCACATGATTCCGGAACGCTCGACTTATGAGTTTAACCCTAACGGTGTCATTATCAATACCAGTAACGCTGAGACTAACGTCGTCGTGCAAAACGGCCAAACGGCGGTCATCGGCGGTCTGACTACGCAGGATGAGGTTGAAACTGAAGTTGGCATACCGGTTCTGAAAGATATTCCCATACTGGGAGCGTTATTCAGCTATACCAAGAAAGAAATCAAAAACCGCGATTTGGTTATCTTTGTGACTCCGACTATAGTCGAAGACTTTGCCGTGGTTGATAAAAATTTAGATACCCCATAA
- a CDS encoding Trm112 family protein: MPINDQLLEVLCCPNTKQPVKMLDEEKLKRLNELIGEGIIKNREGQVLKDTIPEAIITVDEKTIYRIDEGIPVMLIDEAIAANQL, encoded by the coding sequence GTGCCGATAAATGATCAATTACTTGAAGTATTATGTTGCCCCAATACCAAACAACCGGTCAAAATGCTTGATGAGGAAAAACTCAAAAGACTTAATGAGTTAATTGGCGAAGGGATCATCAAGAACCGCGAAGGTCAGGTGCTCAAAGATACCATTCCGGAAGCTATAATAACGGTTGACGAGAAAACAATTTATCGTATCGACGAAGGTATCCCGGTCATGCTGATCGATGAGGCTATCGCAGCAAATCAGTTGTAG
- the mtnA gene encoding S-methyl-5-thioribose-1-phosphate isomerase, whose translation MNFETIAVKDKKLVLLDQTVLPEKTVYNQYTDYRDVIAAIKRLEVRGAPAIGIAAAYSLAMAAEADVDITLDHLRQLMIAIGKEIKNARPTAVNLAWAIDRCLDAAAKYEGDSIEEYRNLLWAEGDAIHAEDKEMCDAMGRYGAELLKDGMTVLTHCNAGALATGGIGTALAVFYKAREMGKNIKVFADETRPLLQGARLTCWELMQDGIDVTLLTDNMAGYAMAQGKIDAVITGADRITKNGDVANKIGTYSVAVLAREHGIPFYVAAPDSTFDKFLESGKDIIVEERAPEEVTEGFGKRIAPEGVRVYSPAFDITPHELVTAYITDTGIKPGGRA comes from the coding sequence ATGAATTTTGAGACCATCGCCGTTAAAGATAAAAAGTTGGTATTGCTCGATCAAACCGTATTACCGGAAAAAACAGTATATAACCAGTACACCGATTACCGGGATGTCATCGCCGCCATAAAACGCCTTGAGGTACGCGGCGCGCCGGCGATTGGTATTGCGGCAGCATACTCGTTGGCAATGGCGGCCGAAGCCGACGTTGATATAACACTCGATCATTTGCGCCAGCTTATGATCGCCATCGGTAAGGAAATCAAAAACGCCCGTCCCACGGCGGTAAATCTCGCCTGGGCGATTGACCGCTGCCTTGACGCCGCCGCCAAATATGAAGGTGACTCGATCGAAGAATACCGAAATCTCCTCTGGGCCGAAGGCGACGCCATTCACGCCGAAGACAAAGAAATGTGCGACGCTATGGGTCGCTACGGCGCCGAACTATTAAAAGACGGCATGACCGTCCTGACGCACTGCAACGCCGGGGCGCTGGCCACCGGAGGAATCGGAACAGCTCTGGCGGTGTTTTACAAAGCCAGAGAAATGGGCAAAAATATCAAAGTGTTTGCCGATGAAACCCGTCCTCTGCTTCAGGGCGCCCGGCTGACCTGCTGGGAACTTATGCAGGACGGTATCGATGTCACGCTTCTGACCGACAACATGGCCGGGTATGCGATGGCTCAAGGCAAAATCGACGCTGTCATTACCGGCGCCGATCGCATTACCAAAAACGGTGATGTCGCCAACAAAATCGGCACCTATTCAGTGGCCGTTCTGGCCAGAGAACATGGCATCCCGTTTTATGTCGCCGCGCCCGATTCGACTTTTGATAAATTTTTGGAATCCGGTAAAGATATCATCGTCGAAGAACGCGCTCCCGAAGAAGTGACCGAAGGATTCGGCAAACGAATCGCCCCCGAAGGCGTTAGAGTTTATTCCCCGGCATTTGATATCACTCCGCACGAACTTGTCACCGCCTACATCACCGACACCGGCATCAAACCGGGAGGGAGGGCATAG
- a CDS encoding Ig-like domain-containing protein, with protein sequence MSLRSISKYSLLMAVGALFLALFVFQGCETTKQPSTPSGGSGSSEVNLSQPTANPAAFEEGMTSIVEVTVTDENGDPIEGIEIAFGVTPVTGGSFNPPSATTNALGIAATIFTPAESGSMQIYGAYGTESSPYANLIVAAGNQTTSGNLTMSMSPSLLMADGSSTATIVIQVTDAAANVAPDSTIVKLAAGEKFDDVDGNGYWGLGDSLLFDYNANETWDPVGIIPAVAYTIDGSVTVTYTAGMEATTAFIKATVTGTGAFDGSVESSIQLTPNATVHAIEISTDVTGIQVRHTGGLEMTNLEAICYDANGNTVPEGIPVQFIIADGPDGGENINGLGAGPVTMMTNSQGVATAQVWAGTISGTLRLYASSGVVLSNATFVAVYAGPPYYILVGADFCNIDGWNTVNREQYVDAVVSDVYHNPVQDSVVVYFTVDEGVIDAYNITSDSTGMAQVIFRTGAPQGDGVVWVWAETSGGTVVCSTYFYNTSPPAIINLSIDTASVNADPDGIATVTVEVLDVNGNFVKDETEVLGEASYGSVAGGSTHDGCYASFLETKYRPIIPLKRDYSTPGGNDDGIGAIDKLSFESGWARATIACTLYTDIANYGESSMTLRESTIPYGTPENIVEVIILDRYGNPLGDHTLTATISNGTMNVATDETNQYGEAFGMWFTAPADSTNGTSAIITVTDTDPKGGIKLKTSVTYE encoded by the coding sequence ATGTCTCTGCGCTCAATTTCTAAATACTCGCTCCTTATGGCAGTAGGCGCCCTTTTCCTGGCGCTGTTTGTCTTTCAGGGATGCGAAACGACAAAACAACCATCGACTCCTTCCGGTGGATCGGGATCATCCGAGGTAAACTTAAGCCAGCCCACGGCCAATCCGGCCGCTTTTGAAGAAGGAATGACTTCAATCGTTGAAGTTACCGTCACCGATGAAAATGGCGATCCAATCGAAGGAATTGAAATAGCCTTTGGAGTAACGCCTGTTACCGGAGGTAGTTTCAATCCTCCCTCGGCGACGACAAATGCGCTGGGAATTGCCGCCACGATCTTTACTCCGGCCGAATCCGGCTCTATGCAAATATACGGCGCCTATGGTACTGAATCTTCACCTTACGCCAATTTGATTGTTGCCGCGGGTAATCAAACCACAAGCGGAAACCTTACGATGTCCATGTCTCCATCTCTGCTTATGGCTGATGGAAGTTCAACCGCGACGATCGTCATTCAGGTAACCGATGCCGCCGCTAATGTGGCGCCGGATTCAACGATTGTAAAACTCGCCGCCGGTGAAAAATTTGATGATGTTGATGGCAATGGCTACTGGGGCCTTGGCGATTCATTGCTGTTTGATTATAATGCCAATGAAACCTGGGATCCCGTCGGAATTATCCCCGCCGTGGCCTATACTATTGACGGAAGCGTTACAGTTACCTATACGGCCGGGATGGAAGCTACTACGGCATTTATCAAAGCGACCGTTACAGGCACCGGGGCATTCGATGGTTCAGTCGAATCTTCAATTCAATTGACTCCGAATGCAACCGTTCATGCCATTGAGATATCAACCGATGTGACCGGCATCCAGGTGCGTCATACCGGCGGTCTTGAAATGACCAATCTTGAGGCGATTTGTTATGACGCCAATGGCAACACCGTACCCGAAGGCATTCCGGTGCAGTTTATTATTGCCGATGGTCCGGACGGCGGAGAAAATATCAATGGTCTCGGGGCCGGACCGGTCACGATGATGACCAATTCTCAAGGTGTTGCGACCGCCCAGGTATGGGCCGGTACGATTTCAGGTACGTTAAGGTTATACGCCAGTTCCGGTGTAGTTTTATCCAACGCAACATTTGTCGCCGTCTATGCCGGACCTCCGTATTATATATTAGTAGGAGCTGATTTTTGTAATATAGACGGATGGAATACGGTCAATCGTGAGCAATATGTTGATGCCGTTGTTTCCGATGTCTATCATAACCCGGTTCAGGATTCTGTCGTTGTTTATTTCACTGTCGATGAAGGCGTCATTGATGCCTATAACATCACTTCGGATTCAACAGGTATGGCACAGGTCATTTTCCGCACTGGAGCGCCTCAGGGTGATGGAGTTGTTTGGGTATGGGCTGAAACCTCAGGCGGAACAGTTGTTTGTTCAACTTATTTCTATAATACATCACCACCGGCTATAATTAACCTGTCAATAGATACAGCTAGTGTAAATGCAGATCCGGATGGAATCGCAACTGTAACTGTTGAAGTTCTCGATGTCAATGGAAATTTTGTAAAAGATGAAACCGAAGTTTTAGGTGAAGCATCATACGGTTCTGTAGCCGGTGGCTCAACTCATGACGGCTGTTATGCATCATTCCTTGAAACGAAATACAGACCAATAATTCCTTTGAAACGGGATTATTCTACTCCGGGAGGTAACGATGACGGCATTGGCGCAATAGATAAATTATCCTTTGAGTCCGGTTGGGCCAGAGCGACAATTGCCTGTACATTATATACCGATATTGCCAACTATGGAGAATCGAGTATGACGCTCCGTGAGTCAACTATCCCTTATGGAACGCCAGAGAATATTGTTGAAGTTATCATTCTCGACAGATATGGAAATCCGTTAGGTGACCATACCCTGACGGCTACGATCTCAAATGGTACTATGAATGTCGCCACCGATGAAACAAATCAATACGGTGAAGCATTTGGTATGTGGTTTACCGCTCCGGCCGACAGCACTAACGGAACTTCAGCGATAATTACGGTTACAGATACAGATCCAAAAGGCGGCATTAAACTTAAGACTTCGGTAACCTATGAATAA
- a CDS encoding AMP-binding protein produces MNTTHPNIAARFFATVDKYGDKPAVGMAGEDAYLTYSQLGIKVRECAAYLGRLKPLEPIGLLSENRPEWGKVYFAILAAGGKVIPVDSLLKENELVRVFSESGMTRLFVSHKFLEIAERVASKIDNPPDLINLETIPTDNTSGFEPAYSNNGDDPAVLIFTSGTTGKSKKVILTHNNLLSNIEGILRRMDFSQSDKFLSVLPLHHTFEATCGLLTPLLNGCSVYYIKELNSREILGGMKKHKITIFIGVPLLFEKLYQGILSGIKRAPFTKRALFGLLMNTAKTLYSLTGKNAGRKLFSGLRQKAGLDSLRLMVSGSAPISVEIIKGFYLLGFNFIEGYGLTETSPVISANPLDKPKFGSVGPVLDNVEVRIDSPNENGVGEIIVKGPIATPGYEDNPEATSELWKDGWLHTGDLGYLDDENYLYICGRAKNLIVSAAGKNIYPEEIEAQLMQSPYIQEVVVYGKISDAGREEVAALVYPNFELLEAELGKKPEDITDDELKTNVGNDIRRLCADIADFKRVKHIRYTREELEKTSTKKIKRYVY; encoded by the coding sequence ATGAATACTACACATCCAAATATCGCGGCCCGCTTTTTTGCGACCGTTGATAAATATGGCGATAAACCGGCGGTCGGGATGGCCGGGGAAGATGCCTATTTAACCTATTCGCAATTGGGGATCAAGGTTCGCGAATGCGCCGCTTATCTTGGCCGTCTCAAGCCTCTCGAACCAATTGGATTATTATCGGAAAACCGTCCTGAGTGGGGAAAAGTCTATTTTGCGATCCTCGCCGCGGGAGGCAAAGTCATTCCGGTTGATTCATTACTCAAGGAAAATGAATTGGTTCGCGTCTTTTCCGAATCGGGCATGACCCGGTTATTTGTTTCGCATAAATTCCTCGAGATCGCCGAGCGAGTCGCGTCCAAAATAGACAATCCACCGGATTTAATAAATCTTGAAACCATCCCAACCGATAACACATCCGGTTTTGAACCAGCTTATTCAAACAACGGCGACGATCCGGCGGTTTTGATCTTTACCTCGGGCACCACCGGAAAATCCAAAAAAGTCATCCTGACCCATAATAATTTATTGAGCAATATCGAAGGCATCCTGCGGCGCATGGATTTTTCGCAAAGTGATAAATTTTTATCGGTACTACCTCTGCATCATACTTTCGAAGCTACCTGCGGGCTTCTCACACCGCTCTTAAACGGTTGCTCAGTCTATTATATTAAAGAGCTAAACTCCCGGGAAATTCTGGGAGGGATGAAAAAACACAAAATTACAATCTTCATCGGCGTCCCGCTCCTTTTTGAAAAACTATATCAGGGTATTCTGAGTGGCATAAAAAGAGCCCCGTTCACAAAGCGAGCCCTATTCGGTCTTCTTATGAACACCGCCAAAACGCTATATTCCCTGACAGGTAAAAACGCCGGGAGGAAATTATTTTCAGGTCTCAGACAAAAGGCCGGGCTCGACAGTTTACGCCTGATGGTCTCCGGAAGCGCACCCATCTCGGTTGAAATCATAAAGGGATTCTATCTGCTTGGATTCAACTTTATCGAAGGGTATGGCCTCACCGAAACCTCTCCGGTTATATCCGCCAATCCTCTCGATAAACCCAAATTCGGTTCGGTCGGACCGGTACTCGATAACGTCGAGGTGCGTATCGATTCCCCCAATGAAAACGGTGTCGGTGAGATTATCGTTAAAGGACCGATCGCGACTCCCGGATATGAAGACAATCCCGAAGCGACCTCCGAACTCTGGAAAGACGGCTGGCTGCATACAGGGGATCTGGGATACCTTGATGACGAAAATTATTTATATATTTGCGGTCGCGCCAAAAACCTGATAGTTTCGGCGGCCGGGAAAAACATCTATCCCGAGGAAATCGAAGCTCAGTTGATGCAATCACCGTATATTCAGGAAGTCGTTGTTTACGGCAAAATATCAGATGCGGGCAGGGAAGAGGTCGCCGCGCTGGTTTATCCCAATTTTGAATTGCTCGAAGCGGAGTTGGGCAAAAAGCCGGAAGATATAACCGACGATGAATTGAAAACCAACGTTGGAAATGATATTCGCCGTCTCTGCGCCGATATAGCCGATTTCAAGCGCGTCAAACATATCCGGTATACTCGTGAGGAACTTGAAAAAACTTCCACCAAAAAAATCAAAAGGTACGTTTACTGA
- the pilM gene encoding type IV pilus assembly protein PilM: MIFSRGSKSLIGLDIGANSIKLVKLNHTKNGYAVDALAMRELPPEAIVSDEIRDREAVIFSIQSVMDECEMSTKNVVVGLSGHSLITDKLVIDKKTGAEAEQAILFEAEQRSPFDVEDVALDHHVIRINEETNKMEVLLVAARKEYLQQYLELIMDCGLNPVVVDTDAFAVYNAYVNNYEVDPNKTTALVNIGQDMTNVLYLHQGYYHSTRDVAIGTRTIFNSVQQEFRLNHELTSKAIRGETQGAIDQDMLKAAIVSSSEDIINGLELAFNYFKSQSNAETIDWMVVSGGGALIPYLPEYMQSKLQIPLEIFNPLRNVEYDPERLMGLELEKIAPLLAVPIGMAMRKAV; encoded by the coding sequence ATGATATTTTCACGAGGCAGTAAGAGTTTGATTGGGCTGGACATCGGGGCCAACTCGATAAAACTGGTTAAGCTTAATCATACCAAAAACGGTTACGCGGTTGATGCCCTGGCGATGCGTGAATTACCTCCCGAGGCAATCGTTTCTGATGAGATTCGGGACCGCGAAGCGGTTATTTTCAGTATTCAATCCGTTATGGATGAATGTGAAATGAGCACCAAAAATGTTGTTGTCGGATTGTCAGGCCATTCGCTGATAACCGATAAGCTGGTCATTGACAAAAAAACGGGGGCTGAGGCGGAACAGGCGATATTATTTGAAGCCGAGCAGAGATCTCCGTTTGATGTGGAAGATGTCGCTCTTGATCATCATGTTATTCGGATAAACGAGGAAACCAATAAAATGGAAGTTCTATTGGTAGCCGCTCGAAAAGAATATTTACAGCAATACCTCGAACTCATTATGGATTGCGGTTTGAATCCGGTTGTTGTTGATACTGATGCATTCGCCGTTTACAACGCCTACGTCAATAATTATGAAGTTGATCCCAATAAAACTACCGCTCTGGTTAACATTGGACAGGATATGACCAATGTTTTATATCTTCATCAAGGCTACTATCACTCGACCCGAGACGTTGCGATCGGCACCCGCACTATCTTCAATTCCGTACAGCAGGAATTCAGGCTGAACCATGAATTGACCAGCAAGGCCATAAGAGGCGAAACGCAGGGGGCAATCGACCAGGATATGCTTAAGGCCGCAATTGTTTCATCCTCCGAAGACATTATTAACGGATTGGAACTGGCCTTCAACTATTTCAAATCCCAATCCAATGCCGAAACAATTGACTGGATGGTCGTCTCGGGTGGTGGTGCGTTAATACCGTATCTGCCCGAATATATGCAGTCGAAACTTCAAATTCCTCTGGAAATATTTAACCCGCTGAGAAACGTGGAATATGACCCCGAGAGATTGATGGGCCTTGAACTTGAAAAAATCGCTCCTCTCCTGGCAGTGCCGATTGGAATGGCGATGAGGAAGGCGGTGTAG
- the pilO gene encoding type 4a pilus biogenesis protein PilO: MDFKDPKVQKIALVCVVFFIFIYFWYSRIYTPQASQIESRQREYQTMITNLRNVEMKSKSLEALQAEYESLLSKYREIEELLPEVKMVPSFLVQLHTASSLTGTKILSIEPRETQSESFYNVAGYDIELEGGYHEFGKFIGYIANFPFIVNVSDVKLEATTAANLGSESDKVNKEITMKAYFTLSTYYVKAEERLKELDL; the protein is encoded by the coding sequence ATGGATTTCAAGGACCCCAAGGTTCAAAAAATAGCGTTGGTTTGCGTTGTCTTTTTTATTTTCATCTACTTCTGGTACTCGCGGATTTATACTCCCCAGGCCAGCCAGATTGAATCCAGGCAGCGCGAATATCAAACGATGATTACCAATCTGCGAAATGTCGAGATGAAATCAAAATCCCTCGAAGCTTTGCAGGCCGAATATGAATCATTGTTGTCGAAATATCGGGAAATCGAGGAGCTCTTGCCGGAAGTCAAAATGGTGCCGTCATTCCTGGTTCAATTGCACACCGCGTCATCTCTAACCGGGACCAAAATACTCTCAATCGAGCCCCGGGAAACTCAATCCGAGTCCTTTTATAATGTGGCCGGTTATGACATTGAGCTTGAAGGCGGATATCATGAATTCGGCAAGTTTATCGGCTATATCGCCAATTTTCCCTTCATCGTCAATGTCAGCGATGTCAAGCTGGAAGCGACGACGGCGGCCAATCTTGGTTCCGAATCGGATAAGGTCAATAAAGAGATCACCATGAAGGCATACTTTACGCTGTCCACATATTATGTCAAGGCCGAAGAAAGGCTCAAAGAGCTTGATTTATAA